Proteins found in one Verrucomicrobiota bacterium genomic segment:
- a CDS encoding molybdopterin-dependent oxidoreductase has translation MKARLGNKMVKKHSMNPFNHDIPANREEMVNIHFNGEWVEVPKGLNVVEVAKSFGEFIPHYCYHPKLSISGNCRMCLFEMGMPKRDPERKPIIDKNGKPELMWIPKPQIGCATPVTEGMGVRTDSPLAKECRKAIMEFLLINHPLDCPICDQAGECKLQEYSTEYGSGESRFVEDKVKKPKNVDLGERIVLDDERCVLCTRCVRFANEVVNDDILGIVNRGSYNAIAAHEGQRFDNPYSLNTVDICPVGALTSKDFRFKMRVWFLKETKSVCSGCGTGCNITVGSRQDTVYRFTPRSNDAVNSHWMCDKGRLGFHYLQDEKRITEPHMGKGKLRFITTWEQIYLEIGKQIKKFKGEEIAIIASARMTNEELFLLKTWADELSVVFMDVISRPQEGDNFLRSQDCNSNTLGATMTGVSNRGKNLKKILKGVRDGSIKCMIAWQEDLTEAGFVSQDLEKLDFLITASILKNTTSDLASFVLPVAGFVEKRGTMINVHSRLQRLNKAVAVPGKGKEDWEVLCRLREVTGCGNGVHSFDDLFQSMVKNLKPLKGLNWGKITDLGLDIKIY, from the coding sequence ATGAAAGCACGGTTAGGAAATAAAATGGTGAAAAAGCATTCCATGAACCCTTTTAATCACGACATTCCTGCCAATAGGGAAGAGATGGTGAATATCCATTTTAATGGCGAATGGGTAGAAGTACCTAAGGGCCTTAATGTCGTGGAAGTGGCCAAGAGTTTCGGTGAATTCATACCGCACTACTGTTATCACCCGAAGTTAAGCATTTCTGGAAATTGTAGGATGTGCCTTTTTGAAATGGGAATGCCTAAAAGGGATCCAGAACGCAAGCCTATTATTGATAAAAATGGTAAGCCTGAGCTCATGTGGATTCCAAAACCTCAAATTGGTTGTGCTACCCCTGTAACAGAAGGTATGGGAGTGCGCACAGATTCCCCGTTAGCAAAGGAGTGCCGCAAAGCTATTATGGAGTTTCTTCTTATAAATCATCCGCTTGACTGCCCGATTTGTGATCAAGCAGGTGAATGTAAGCTCCAAGAATATTCGACAGAGTATGGATCGGGAGAAAGTCGTTTTGTTGAGGATAAAGTTAAAAAACCAAAGAATGTCGATTTAGGCGAGAGGATTGTCCTTGATGATGAGCGCTGCGTTCTCTGTACGCGTTGTGTCCGTTTCGCTAATGAAGTAGTAAATGATGACATTCTCGGAATTGTAAACCGTGGGAGCTATAATGCAATCGCGGCGCATGAAGGGCAACGTTTTGATAACCCTTACTCACTTAATACAGTTGACATTTGCCCGGTCGGGGCCTTGACCAGTAAAGACTTTCGTTTCAAGATGCGCGTTTGGTTTTTGAAGGAAACAAAGAGTGTTTGTAGCGGTTGTGGCACAGGCTGCAATATTACGGTAGGCTCACGACAGGATACTGTCTACAGATTTACACCTCGTTCTAACGATGCGGTGAATTCTCATTGGATGTGCGATAAAGGTCGGCTGGGTTTTCACTACCTGCAAGATGAGAAAAGAATTACTGAACCTCATATGGGTAAAGGTAAACTGCGATTCATCACCACTTGGGAACAAATTTATCTTGAAATTGGTAAACAAATTAAAAAATTCAAAGGAGAAGAAATAGCAATCATTGCCTCTGCTCGGATGACAAACGAGGAGCTTTTCCTGCTCAAAACATGGGCTGATGAACTTAGTGTTGTCTTTATGGATGTGATTTCTAGACCACAAGAGGGAGATAATTTTTTGAGGAGTCAAGATTGCAACTCTAATACACTAGGTGCAACGATGACGGGCGTCTCCAACAGAGGGAAAAACCTCAAAAAAATTCTAAAGGGCGTCAGGGATGGCAGTATTAAGTGTATGATTGCCTGGCAAGAAGATTTGACTGAGGCAGGTTTTGTAAGTCAAGATCTTGAAAAATTAGACTTCTTGATTACTGCTTCAATCCTCAAAAATACAACCTCAGATCTAGCTTCTTTTGTTTTGCCTGTTGCTGGCTTTGTGGAGAAGCGAGGAACTATGATCAATGTGCACTCAAGATTACAGCGCTTAAACAAGGCCGTGGCTGTTCCTGGCAAGGGAAAAGAAGATTGGGAGGTACTTTGTCGTTTGCGAGAGGTAACGGGTTGTGGTAATGGTGTTCATTCATTTGATGACCTATTCCAGTCTATGGTAAAAAATTTAAAACCACTCAAAGGCTTAAATTGGGGCAAGATTACTGATTTGGGTTTAGATATTAAAATTTATTAG
- the nuoF gene encoding NADH-quinone oxidoreductase subunit NuoF, with the protein MAVEEYRLIFKHIDVEGYTNDIKCYIKHGGYEVLKKALKMKCQKIRDEVKVSQLRGRGGAGFSCGMKWSFINIEKADKPIYLVCNADESEPGTFKDRQIIYKDPHQLIEGMAISCYANKVNLAYLYIRGEFIEGARILEKAIKEAHAKGFLGRNIQGSGYDLEIYVHRGAGAYICGEETGLIESLEGKRPYPRIKPPYFPAVLGLYMCPTIVNNVETLCHVKHVVDMGGAEYAKIGKPNNTGTRILCVSGDVKKPGYYEFAVGALTMGELLYDICGGIRNGNKLKAIIPGGSSAKVLRAGDIYKLKSKKADGSFEERDIGLEDIPLDFDSLMAAGSMAGSGGVIVMDNTRDMVACLANISEFYAHESCGQCTPCREGALWMKKIIHRMHHGHAREEDTGLLKNVADNIAGRTICAFGEACSWPVQSFIDKFGDEFDAKAVGVDSANESTVRK; encoded by the coding sequence ATGGCGGTTGAAGAGTATAGGTTAATTTTCAAGCACATCGATGTAGAGGGCTACACCAATGACATCAAATGCTACATCAAGCACGGAGGTTATGAGGTGCTCAAGAAAGCTCTGAAAATGAAGTGCCAGAAAATCCGAGATGAAGTAAAAGTTTCTCAACTAAGAGGGCGGGGCGGAGCAGGGTTTTCATGTGGGATGAAGTGGAGCTTTATCAATATTGAAAAAGCAGACAAGCCAATTTACTTGGTCTGTAATGCAGATGAATCTGAGCCCGGAACTTTCAAGGACCGGCAAATTATCTACAAAGATCCTCATCAACTTATCGAGGGTATGGCGATTTCCTGCTATGCGAATAAAGTAAACTTAGCCTATCTCTATATTAGAGGTGAATTTATTGAAGGGGCCAGGATTCTAGAGAAAGCAATTAAAGAGGCTCATGCTAAAGGATTTCTGGGAAGGAATATTCAAGGTTCGGGCTATGACTTAGAAATCTATGTCCACCGTGGGGCAGGTGCTTACATTTGCGGCGAGGAAACTGGTCTTATTGAATCATTAGAAGGTAAACGTCCATATCCCCGTATCAAACCTCCCTACTTCCCGGCAGTGTTGGGTTTATATATGTGCCCCACAATCGTGAACAACGTGGAAACTCTATGTCACGTCAAGCATGTGGTTGATATGGGTGGGGCTGAATACGCCAAAATCGGCAAGCCTAACAATACAGGCACAAGAATTCTATGTGTCAGTGGTGATGTAAAAAAGCCTGGCTATTATGAGTTTGCGGTCGGGGCTCTAACTATGGGCGAATTACTTTATGATATTTGTGGTGGCATTCGAAATGGCAATAAGCTCAAAGCAATTATCCCTGGGGGTTCTTCTGCAAAAGTGCTGAGAGCAGGGGATATTTATAAGTTAAAGTCTAAGAAAGCGGACGGCTCTTTTGAGGAAAGAGACATTGGGTTGGAGGATATTCCCTTAGACTTTGATTCATTGATGGCTGCTGGTTCCATGGCTGGTTCAGGTGGAGTGATTGTAATGGATAACACGCGTGATATGGTGGCATGCCTGGCTAATATTTCTGAATTCTACGCTCATGAGTCCTGTGGTCAGTGCACACCTTGTCGTGAAGGAGCTTTATGGATGAAAAAGATTATTCACCGTATGCATCATGGTCATGCAAGAGAGGAGGATACCGGATTGTTGAAGAATGTTGCAGATAATATTGCCGGTCGGACAATATGTGCTTTCGGGGAAGCTTGCTCCTGGCCAGTGCAAAGTTTTATTGATAAATTTGGAGACGAATTTGATGCAAAAGCTGTTGGTGTAGATAGCGCGAATGAAAGCACGGTTAGGAAATAA
- a CDS encoding NAD(P)H-dependent oxidoreductase subunit E yields the protein MIAPAKDTEKHEPTPAFTKKANELISHYPVSKRSGVLPLLHLWQETFGYISEEAVEWIAGKLELQKIHVLEVVTFYPMFREHAIGTYHIKVCRTLSCELGGAYETFNKFVKSIGKTKGADDHGVSSKDGKFTVEFVECLASCGAAPVVMVNEDFYENVTPNKVKELVAKYE from the coding sequence ATGATAGCACCTGCCAAGGACACTGAGAAGCATGAGCCAACCCCCGCCTTTACTAAAAAGGCAAATGAGCTTATCTCGCACTATCCCGTTTCAAAGAGAAGCGGAGTTTTGCCGCTCTTGCATTTGTGGCAAGAAACATTTGGGTATATCTCGGAAGAAGCGGTAGAGTGGATAGCGGGCAAACTAGAACTTCAGAAAATTCATGTTTTAGAAGTGGTAACATTTTATCCTATGTTTCGCGAACATGCCATAGGAACTTATCATATAAAAGTTTGTCGTACATTATCTTGTGAGTTAGGCGGTGCTTATGAGACGTTCAATAAGTTTGTAAAATCGATAGGTAAAACTAAAGGCGCAGATGATCATGGTGTGAGCAGTAAAGATGGCAAGTTTACGGTGGAGTTTGTGGAGTGTTTGGCGTCTTGTGGCGCAGCCCCAGTCGTGATGGTAAACGAAGATTTTTACGAGAATGTAACGCCAAACAAAGTTAAAGAGCTAGTGGCTAAGTATGAGTAA